One Aphelocoma coerulescens isolate FSJ_1873_10779 chromosome 6, UR_Acoe_1.0, whole genome shotgun sequence DNA window includes the following coding sequences:
- the LRRTM3 gene encoding leucine-rich repeat transmembrane neuronal protein 3 yields MGFNVIRLLSGSAVALVIAPTVLLTMLSSAERGCPKGCRCEGKMVYCESQKLQEIPSSISAGCLGLSLRYNSLQKLKYNQFKGLNQLTWLYLDHNHISNIDENAFSGIRRLKELILSSNRISYFLNNTFRPVTNLRNLDLSYNQLQSLGSEQFRGLRKLLSLHLRSNSLRTIPVRIFQDCRNLELLDLGYNRIRSLARNVFAGMIRLKELHLEHNQFSKLNLALFPRLVSLQNLYLQWNKISVIGQTMSWTWSSLQRLDLSGNEIEAFSGPSVFQCVPNLQRLNLDSNKLTFIGQEILDSWISLNDISLAGNIWECSRNICSLVNWLKSFKGLRENTIICASPKELQGVNVIDAVKNYSICGKSTTERFELARALPKPTFKPKLTRPKHDSKPPLPPTIGATESSSEPEHDTEHISFHKIIAGSVALFLSVLVILLVIYVSWKRYPASMKQLQQRSLMRRHRKKKRQSLKQMTPSTQEFYVDYKPTNTETSEMLLNGTGPCTYNKSGSRECEV; encoded by the exons ATGG GTTTCAATGTAATTAGGCTACTGAGCGGATCAGCTGTAGCTCTGGTAATAGCCCCTACTGTATTACTGACAATGCTTTCTTCTGCTGAACGAGGATGCCCTAAGGGCTGTAGGTGTGAAGGCAAAATGGTATATTGTGAATCTCAGAAATTGCAGGAGATTCCCTCAAGTATATCTGCTGGTTGTTTAGGTTTGTCCCTTCGATATAACAGCCTCCAAAAACTAAAATACAATCAATTTAAAGGTCTTAATCAACTCACCTGGCTCTATTTAGACCATAACCACATCAGCAATATTGACGAAAATGCTTTCAGTGGAATACGCAGACTAAAAGAGTTGATCTTGAGTTCCAACAGAATCTCCTATTTTCTTAATAATACCTTCAGACCTGTGACAAATCTCCGGAATTTGGATCTGTCATACAATCAGCTGCAGTCTCTGGGATCTGAACAGTTCAGGGGCTTAAGGAAGCTGCTGAGTTTACATTTGCGGTCCAATTCCCTACGAACAATCCCTGTTCGAATATTTCAAGATTGTAGGAACCTTGAACTGTTGGACCTGGGTTATAATCGCATCCGAAGTTTAGCAAGGAATGTCTTTGCAGGTATGATCAGACTGAAAGAGCTTCATCTGGAGCACAATCAATTTTCTAAGCTCAACCTGGCACTTTTTCCAAGGCTAGTCAGCCTTCAAAACCTTTATTTACAGTGGAATAAAATCAGTGTGATAGGACAAACTATGTCCTGGACCTGGAGCTCATTACAAAGACTTGATTTATCTGGCAATGAAATAGAAGCTTTCAGTGGACCTAGTGTTTTTCAGTGTGTGCCCAATTTACAGCGCCTCAACCTGGATTCAAACAAGCTCACATTTATTGGTCAAGAAATTTTGGATTCTTGGATATCTCTCAATGACATCAGCCTTGCCGGGAATATATGGGAATGCAGCAGAAACATTTGCTCTCTGGTAAACTGGCTTAAAAGTTTTAAAGGGTTGAGGGAAAATACAATTATTTGTGCCAGCCCCAAAGAGCTGCAAGGGGTGAATGTTATTGATGCAGTGAAAAACTACAGCATCTGTGGCAAGAGTACCACGGAAAGGTTTGAACTAGCACGAGCTCTCCCAAAGCCAACGTTTAAACCAAAACTCACCAGGCCTAAACATGACAGCAAGCCCCCTCTGCCCCCAACTATTGGAGCCACTGAATCCAGCTCCGAGCCCGAGCACGACACAGAACACATCTCCTTCCACAAAATCATAGCAGGCAGCGTGGctcttttcctgtctgtgctgGTGATCCTGCTGGTGATCTATGTGTCATGGAAGCGTTACCCTGCCAGCatgaagcagctgcagcagcgctCTCTCATGCGAAggcacaggaaaaagaaaagacagtcGCTGAAGCAAATGACTCCAAGCACACAGGAATTTTATGTAGATTACAAACCTACCAACACTGAAACCAGTGAGATGCTGCTGAATGGAACAGGACCCTGCACGTATAACAAATCAGGCTCCAGGGAATGCGAGGTATGA